DNA from Microbacterium foliorum:
CGCGATGACGACGTGCGCCGCGGGGCTGCCGTCGAACGGGCGCTCGCGACCCGGGTCTGCGGAATGGGCGGCCGGCTCGACGACCCGCCCGGCTCGATCGACGACGCGCTCGCCGCGGTGGACGCGGCTTTCGGGGAGCGGATGGCACGCCGACTCGAGCGATTCGCGAGCGTGCTCGAGGGGACGTTCGTCTGGACTCGCGACGCCGACGGGTTCCTGTGGCTGGGCCGGCTCACCGGACCATGGCGCTACGACGCATCCCCCGAGGCGAGCGCGGTCGATCTCGGGCATGTGCGCGCGTGCGACTGGCTCGACCATCCGGTCGATCCGGCCGCGGTGCCGCCCGGCGTGCAGGAGGCTTTCGCGCGCGGGGGCCGCAACTGGCAGAGCATCACCCGGGCCGACACCGCACGCCTGACCGCCGACGTCTGGTGGTCCCGCAGAGGCGCGTAGCGACGGTGCGGAGCCGAGGTCGGTGCCTCCGCTCCATTCCTCTGTGCCCTGTTCCTCTGTGCGCTATTCCTCTGTGCCCTATTCCTCTGTGCTCTATTCCTCGGTGCTCTATTCCTCTGTGTCGCCGAGAGCGAGTGCCGAGACGAAGTCCGCGGACGGGGAGAGCAGGTACTCGAGCTCGAGGACGACGAGCCTGTTCGCTCCGGCGAGGGTCGCGGGTGCGGGGACGAAGAGCGTACGCTGCGGGCCGTTGCGCCAGTAGCGGCCCAGGAAGAACCCGTTGACGAACGCGTACCCCTTGCTCCAGGACGCGGTGTCGAGCAAGAGGTCGGCGGGGGAGTCGAGGGTGAAGTCCGCGACCCACGCGGACGGTCCGGTGAACGGAGCGCCCGACGGCTTCCCGCCGCGGCCGGCGATCTCCGCCGCGATCTCCGCGACGTCGAGCGGTGTCGAGCGCCATCCGGTCAGGGGTGCATCGTCGACGGCGGGGGTGCCGATGAGGCCCTTCTGCTCGCCGAGCCGGTGGTCGTAGTTCACGCGACCCTGCTCCTCGACGAGGATGCTGAGCGTGCGGCCGGCGGGAATCTGCAGCGCGCGGTCATGGCGCGCGCGCGAGAGAGTTCCGACAGCCTGGCCGTCGACGCTCACCCAGGCGAGGTCGCGCACCTCCTCGGTGACGAGAAGCCCTCCACGGCCTCCCGGCAGCTCGGTGTCGTAGCGGACGAGAGCGCTCAGATGCCCGAGCTCGTCGAAGGTCGCCGGGGAATCGGTGCGCACGGACGTGTCGACCACGGCATCCGTCCACGCGCCCGCAGGCACGAGCGGCACCGAGAATGCCGGCGAGGTCGTCGCGGCGGGCGGGCGCTCATCGGGGACGGGGGCGTACTTGGCGATCACGTCGCGGAAGGCGAAGAACTTCGCCGTCGGGTTCCCGGCTTCGTCGAGAGGGGCGTCGTAGTCGTACGAGGTGACGATCGGCAGGTAGCGGCCCTTGTGGTTGGCGCCGTTGGTGAGTCCGAAGTTCGTGCCGCCGTGGAACATGTAGATGTTCACCGACGCGCCGGCGGCGAGCAGCTCGTCGAGGTCGGATGCCGCGGCCTCCACATCGGTGGTGTGGTGCACGCCGCCCCACCAGTCGAACCAGCCGTCCCAGAACTCGGAGCACATCAGCGGACCGGTGGGCTGGTGGGCGCGCAGGGTGGCGAGTCGCTCGGCGCTGCGCGAACCGAACGAGCCGGTCTTGTGCAGCTCGGGCAGGCTGCCGTCGGCGAGCATCTGATCGGTGGGCTGGTCGACCGTGGTGAGCGGAACGGTGATGCCCGCCTCGCGAGTCAGCGCGACGAGAGCCTGGAGGTAGGCCTTGTCGGAGCCGTAGGCGCCGTATTCGTTCTCGATCTGCACGAGCACGACGGAGCCGCCGCGGTCGATCTGCCGGGGAGCGACGATCTCGTAGACGCGACGCAGGTAGTCGCTCACCTCGGCCAGGTAGGTGGGCTCGGAGGAGCGGAGCTCGCGCTCGCCGGCGGTGAGCCAGTTCGGGAGCCCGCCGTTGTGCCATTCGGCGCAGATGTAGGGGCCGGGGCGGACGATCGCATCCATGCCCTCGGCCTGGATGAGGTCGAGGAATCGACCGAGGTCGTTCCATCCCGTGGCATCCCACTCGCCCCGCCGCGGCTCGTGCGCGTTCCAGGCGACGTAGGTCTCGATCGTGTTCAGCCCCATCAGGCGTGCCTTGCGGATGCGGTCCTGCCACTGGTCGGGGTGCACCCGGAAGTAGTGGATGGCACCGGAGATCACCCGGTGGGGGAGGCCGGCGCGGAGGAAATCGGTCTCGCCGATGGAGAAGGAGGTCACGATGAGGTGCTTTCGATGGGTGGGCCGGACGGGAGGATTCCCGCCCGGCCCAGACGTGCGATTACTTGTTGACGGCGAAGCCCTGCGAGTTGCCGTACTCGACCAGTGCGTCCTGCCAGGTCGTCAGTCCCTCGTTCAGGTCCGTGCCGTTCTGGTACGACTGGCCGACGGTGTCTCCGAAGATGCTGTTGCCGTAGACCTGGTAGGGCAGGTAGCTCCAGCCCTCGACGACGTCATCGGCCGCGGCCGCGAGGACCTCGTTGATCTTCTGACCGCCGAAGTACTCCGGGGCGTCCGCCAGGAACTCCTCGCTCGACAGCTCGGCCGTGGTGGAGGGGAACCCGCCGGACTCGAGGAAGGTCGAGATGCTGTCCTCCGAGTTGTTCAGCCACCACAGGAAGCCCGCAGCGAGCTCGGGGTTCTTGCTCTGCGAGGTCACGGCCTGACCGCCGCCGCCGTTCTCGGCGGACGCCGGGGTGCCGTCGTAGGTCGGCATCGGAGCGACGCGCCAGTCGCCGGCTCCGTCGGGGGCACCGGTGATGAGGTTGCCGGGCATCCAGGCGCCGATCACGAGGGTCGCGAGGCTGCCGTCGCCGAGAGCGCGGAACCACTCGTCGCTCCAGCTGCTGTACGGGGCGAGCAGGTCCTCCTCGACGAGGCGGTTCCAGTTCTCGGTCCACTTCTTCGATCCGTCGTCCTGCAGATCGATCGTCACGTCGGTGCCGGAGGCGGCGAACGGCTCGCCGCCCGCCTGCCAGATCATCGAGGTGGCGAAGCCCGCGTCGCCGGTGTCGTTGGTGATGTACGCGTCGGGGTTCGCCGCGTGGATCGTCTTGGCGGCCTCGTAGTACTCGTCCCACGTGGTGGGCACGGCGACACCGGCGGCATCGAACACGGCCTTGTTGTAGAACAGCGCCATGGGGCCCGAGTCCTGCGGCAGGCCGTAGATCGCGTCGCCCTCGGTGACGGAGTTCCACGTCGAGGCGGTGTAGTCGTCCTCGAAGTCGGCGAAGCCGTACTGCGAGAGGTCGACGAACGCGTCGCTGAGAGTGAACTGCGGGAAGGCGTAGTACTCGATCTGCACGACGTCGGGGGCGCCGGAGCCGGCCTTGATCGCGTTCTGGAGCTTGGTGTACTCGTCCTTGTTGGTGCCCGCGTTGACCACGTTGACCTTCACATTCGGGTACTCCTTCTCGAAGGCCTCGACCTGGGCCTCCGCAGACGGCGTCCACGACCAGTACGTGATCTCGCCGCCCTTCTCGAGAGCGGCCTCGACGGAGTCGAACGAGCCGTCGCCGGCCGCGCCGCCGCTGCCGGAGCTGCCGGCGCTGCATCCGGCCAGCGCGAGCGCCGCGACGGTGCCGGCCGCGAGCACCGTGAGGGTGCGTCGGGCGGCGGGGGAGGGAAGGTGCTTCATTGCTGTGTCCTTTCGGGGGTGCGGTCCTTCATCGGACCGACGTCTTCGGTGCAGAGGATGCCGGGAGCTACTGCTTGACGCTGCCGGCGGTGAGACCTGACTGCCAGAAACGCTGCAGCAGCAGGAAGGCGATGACGATCGGGACGATCGTGAGCAGCGAGCCCATGATCACGAGGTTGTAGATCGGCTGGGAACCTGCGCCGATGGCCTGCGCGCTCCACTGGTTGAGACCCACGGTGAGGGGATACCAGGCGGGGTCGGAGAGCATGATCAGGGGCAGGAAGTAGTTGTTCCAGGTCGCCACCACGGTGAACAGGGTCACGGTCACGATGCCCGGGGCGAGAAGCCGCATCGAGATGGTGAAGAACGTGCGGAACTCGCCGGCCCCGTCGATACGGGCGGCCTCGAGCAGCTCGGTCGGCACCGATTCCGAGGCGAAGACCCAGATCAGGTACAGCCCGAAGGGACTGATGAGTGACGGGATGATGACCGCCCAGGGCGTGTTCGTGAGCCCCAGCTCGCTGAAGAGCAGGAACGTCGGCACGGCGAGGGCGGTGCCGGGCACCGCGACGGCACCGAGGACGACGGCGAAGACGGCGCGCCGGCCGGGGAAGCGGTACTTCGCGAGTCCGTAGCCCGCCATGGTCGCGAGCAGGGTCGCCCCGCCCGCACCCACCACGACGTAGAGGAGGGTGTTGCCGAGCCAGCGGAGGAAGATCCCGTCCTGGTACGAGAATGTGGCGACGAGGTTGTCGAAGAACGCGAAGTCGTCGGAGAACCACAGGCCGAACGAGCTGAACAGTCCGGACTGCGTCTTGGTCGAGCTGAACAGCAGCCACACGAGCGGGATGAGCGTGTACAGCGCGTAGGCGACCATCACGATCAGCAGGATCTTCGACTTGCGCGGATTCATCAGATCGTGGCGCTTCTGCGAGGGACGGGCGAGGGGGAGTGCCATGTCAGCGCACCTCAGACTTCGAGCCGCGCAGCTGCACGACGTAGGCGATCACCGCGGTGATGACGCCCATGATGATGGCGATCGTCGCGGCGTAGTTGAACTGCTGTCCCGCGAACGAGAGGTTGTACGCGTACATGTTGGGGGTGAAGTACGTCGTGATCACGTTCGGGGCCAGTGGACGCAGGATGTTGGGCTCGTTGAAGAGCTGGAAGCTGCCGATGACCGAGAAGATCGTCGCGATCACCAGCGCGCCGCGGACGTTCGGGATCTTGATCGAGAAGATCGTGCGCCAGGCTCCGGCGCCGTCGAGAGACGCGGCCTCGTACATGTCGGTTGGGATCGTCTTGAGCGACGAGTAGAAGATCAGCATGTTGTAGCCGACGAACTGCCAGGTCACGATGTTGCCGATCGAGACCAGGATCCACTCCCTGGCGAACGGGGTGATGAGGTCGCTGCCGAGGAAGTCGTTGAAGTTCGACGTGAGTCCGAACTGGTCGCCGTAGATGTATCCCCACATCAGCACGGCCACGACGGCGGGCACGGCGTAGGGCAGGAAGATCAGGATGCGGAAGAACGCCGCGCCCCGGAGTCGAGCGCTGTCGAGGGCGAGCGCGGCGGCCAGCGCCAGGACCAGCATGATCGGCACCTGCACCACGAGGAACAGCACGACGCGGCCGAAGGCCTCCCAGAACTGGGGGTCGGTGAGTGCGCGCACGTAGTTGTCGACGCCGACGAAGGCGGTGCCGCCGACGAGCTTCTCCTGGAAGAAGCTCAGGTAGAGCGCGTACGCGAGCGGGGTGAGGAACACCAGGGCGAAGACGACCATGAAGGGGCCGACGAATGCCCAGCCCTTCCAGTCGCGCTTCTCGCGCCGGCGGGTGCCGTGAGCCGCCAGGGCGACGGAGTCTTGTGTCGTCATCGACGAGAACCTTCTTACGGATCGGGCGCTCACTGCGCCGTGTGTCAACGTCAACATATTCGACGCGCTGCTAGTGTGTCAACGTCAACACATGAATGGATGATCGATCGTGACTTCGGAACAGCCGGCAGAGCCGCCGCAGCGGCGGAGAGATCCGTCGATGGAGGACGTCGCGCGCGAAGCAGGTGTCTCCGGTCAGACCGTCTCACGGGTCGTGAACGCCCGCGGATACGTGGGCGCGGCGACGAGGGAACGCGTCGAAGATGCCATGCAGCGGCTCGGATACCGGCCCAACAGTGCGGCCCGCGCCCTGAGGTCGGGGCGATTCCGGGCCATCGGCGTCATCATGTTCTCGTTCAGCTCGTACGGCAATCAGCGCACTCTCGACGCGATCGCGGTGCGCGCCTCGCAGAGGGGCTACGCGCTGACGTTGATCCCCGTGGAATCGACGGCGAGGGACACCGTCGCCGGAGCATTCCGTCGACTCGAAGAGCACGCTGTCGACGGCATCATCATCGTGATCGAGGCGCATCAGCTCGATGAGGCCGAGGTCGAGATCCCGGACGGGATGCCCGTGGTGCTGGTCGACTCGAACCGCGCCGACGCGCATCCCTTCGTCGACACCGATCAGGCCCAGGGCGCGCGTCTCGCCACCGAGCATCTGCTCGACCTCGGACACGCGACCGTCTGGCACGTGGCGGGGCCCGCGAAGTCGTACTCCGCCGAGCGTCGCCGGGAGTCGTGGCGCCAGACGCTCGAATCACGCGGCGTCGTGGCACCCGAGCCGCTGCAGGGCGACTGGTCGGCGGAATCGGGATACCAGGCGGGTCTCCGCCTGCGCGACGACGACGGGGTCACCGCCGTGTTCGCCGCGAACGACCAGATGGCGATCGGTGTCGTCCGGGCGTTCCGCGAGGCGGGACGCGACATCCCCGGCGATGTCAGCGTTGTCGGGTTCGACGGTCTGCCCGATGCCGCCCAGCTCTGGCCGCCGCTGACCACCGTGCAGCAGCACCCCGAGAAGGTCGGCGCGCTGGCCGTCGACGCGCTGCTCGCCGAGCTCGACGGGGAAGAGCGCGCGCAGACCCCGCTCGTGGGCACCGAGCTCATCGTGCGCGAGAGCACCGCGCCGCCGCGCTAGTCCGCCGCGACCGCGGCTCCGCGCCAGATCGTGGCGATCGCGACGTTCGTGGCGATCGCGACGTTCGTGGCGGAGGTCAGCCGCGCAGATCGCGCACCACGAGGGCGGTGCGCAGCGCCGCCTCCGCCGCCTCCGCGCCCTTGTCCTCCTTCGAGCCCTCGAGCCCGGCACGATCGAGGCCCTGCTTCTCGTCGTCGAGCGTGAGCACGCCGAAGCCGACCGGCTTACCGGCGTCGAGCGCCACCCGGGTGAGCCCGTCGGTGGTCGCGGCCGA
Protein-coding regions in this window:
- a CDS encoding glycoside hydrolase family 35 protein; the encoded protein is MTSFSIGETDFLRAGLPHRVISGAIHYFRVHPDQWQDRIRKARLMGLNTIETYVAWNAHEPRRGEWDATGWNDLGRFLDLIQAEGMDAIVRPGPYICAEWHNGGLPNWLTAGERELRSSEPTYLAEVSDYLRRVYEIVAPRQIDRGGSVVLVQIENEYGAYGSDKAYLQALVALTREAGITVPLTTVDQPTDQMLADGSLPELHKTGSFGSRSAERLATLRAHQPTGPLMCSEFWDGWFDWWGGVHHTTDVEAAASDLDELLAAGASVNIYMFHGGTNFGLTNGANHKGRYLPIVTSYDYDAPLDEAGNPTAKFFAFRDVIAKYAPVPDERPPAATTSPAFSVPLVPAGAWTDAVVDTSVRTDSPATFDELGHLSALVRYDTELPGGRGGLLVTEEVRDLAWVSVDGQAVGTLSRARHDRALQIPAGRTLSILVEEQGRVNYDHRLGEQKGLIGTPAVDDAPLTGWRSTPLDVAEIAAEIAGRGGKPSGAPFTGPSAWVADFTLDSPADLLLDTASWSKGYAFVNGFFLGRYWRNGPQRTLFVPAPATLAGANRLVVLELEYLLSPSADFVSALALGDTEE
- a CDS encoding ABC transporter substrate-binding protein, which translates into the protein MKHLPSPAARRTLTVLAAGTVAALALAGCSAGSSGSGGAAGDGSFDSVEAALEKGGEITYWSWTPSAEAQVEAFEKEYPNVKVNVVNAGTNKDEYTKLQNAIKAGSGAPDVVQIEYYAFPQFTLSDAFVDLSQYGFADFEDDYTASTWNSVTEGDAIYGLPQDSGPMALFYNKAVFDAAGVAVPTTWDEYYEAAKTIHAANPDAYITNDTGDAGFATSMIWQAGGEPFAASGTDVTIDLQDDGSKKWTENWNRLVEEDLLAPYSSWSDEWFRALGDGSLATLVIGAWMPGNLITGAPDGAGDWRVAPMPTYDGTPASAENGGGGQAVTSQSKNPELAAGFLWWLNNSEDSISTFLESGGFPSTTAELSSEEFLADAPEYFGGQKINEVLAAAADDVVEGWSYLPYQVYGNSIFGDTVGQSYQNGTDLNEGLTTWQDALVEYGNSQGFAVNK
- a CDS encoding carbohydrate ABC transporter permease, producing the protein MNPRKSKILLIVMVAYALYTLIPLVWLLFSSTKTQSGLFSSFGLWFSDDFAFFDNLVATFSYQDGIFLRWLGNTLLYVVVGAGGATLLATMAGYGLAKYRFPGRRAVFAVVLGAVAVPGTALAVPTFLLFSELGLTNTPWAVIIPSLISPFGLYLIWVFASESVPTELLEAARIDGAGEFRTFFTISMRLLAPGIVTVTLFTVVATWNNYFLPLIMLSDPAWYPLTVGLNQWSAQAIGAGSQPIYNLVIMGSLLTIVPIVIAFLLLQRFWQSGLTAGSVKQ
- a CDS encoding carbohydrate ABC transporter permease, whose amino-acid sequence is MTTQDSVALAAHGTRRREKRDWKGWAFVGPFMVVFALVFLTPLAYALYLSFFQEKLVGGTAFVGVDNYVRALTDPQFWEAFGRVVLFLVVQVPIMLVLALAAALALDSARLRGAAFFRILIFLPYAVPAVVAVLMWGYIYGDQFGLTSNFNDFLGSDLITPFAREWILVSIGNIVTWQFVGYNMLIFYSSLKTIPTDMYEAASLDGAGAWRTIFSIKIPNVRGALVIATIFSVIGSFQLFNEPNILRPLAPNVITTYFTPNMYAYNLSFAGQQFNYAATIAIIMGVITAVIAYVVQLRGSKSEVR
- a CDS encoding LacI family DNA-binding transcriptional regulator, whose protein sequence is MEDVAREAGVSGQTVSRVVNARGYVGAATRERVEDAMQRLGYRPNSAARALRSGRFRAIGVIMFSFSSYGNQRTLDAIAVRASQRGYALTLIPVESTARDTVAGAFRRLEEHAVDGIIIVIEAHQLDEAEVEIPDGMPVVLVDSNRADAHPFVDTDQAQGARLATEHLLDLGHATVWHVAGPAKSYSAERRRESWRQTLESRGVVAPEPLQGDWSAESGYQAGLRLRDDDGVTAVFAANDQMAIGVVRAFREAGRDIPGDVSVVGFDGLPDAAQLWPPLTTVQQHPEKVGALAVDALLAELDGEERAQTPLVGTELIVRESTAPPR